A window of Lentibacillus sp. Marseille-P4043 contains these coding sequences:
- a CDS encoding helix-turn-helix domain-containing protein has product MTITQFEVFVTVVETGSFTKTGEKLNMTQSAVSHAVKGLESELGVVLLIRDRRRGLQSRTLGRNSRTHA; this is encoded by the coding sequence ATGACAATTACACAGTTTGAGGTTTTTGTCACTGTTGTGGAAACAGGTAGTTTTACAAAGACTGGAGAAAAATTAAACATGACCCAATCGGCAGTGAGTCATGCAGTGAAGGGACTGGAATCTGAACTTGGAGTTGTCCTGTTGATTCGTGACCGACGACGCGGATTACAGTCGCGCACTCTTGGCCGAAACTCGCGCACCCATGCCTGA